One stretch of Harmonia axyridis chromosome 1, icHarAxyr1.1, whole genome shotgun sequence DNA includes these proteins:
- the LOC123671564 gene encoding uncharacterized protein LOC123671564: MSPSPALPLEVERYIGACLITNQNRQKAKQQGVEPFYQQQQQRLYPNRQAEEAGYRTQRCGSLDGWAGGVPLISFVNRNRQNQARSQPYEDLSLARLAVHTQGAPLILAKTYNHRKNRQQRNQGQYRCPSGKPTKCDGPNSTADTVSVTSDESYGSTGSEQCLPRIIKPRKRRKKDRKNPPVFHADVSSPESTTSPFDFLDAETPRLHHSFDEVEDLDEDSKSTTRCQCRYCDPGMIWDADKTSYSSFLTPPERTDAFVYPDLSALTLEDDGVKGRRASASDLEVSTQIVTSLNGLRDLEIKFFSTANDKVYHQKGVDVETC, translated from the coding sequence ATGAGCCCTTCGCCAGCCCTACCGCTGGAAGTGGAACGTTACATCGGCGCCTGTTTGATCACCAACCAGAACCGTCAGAAGGCCAAGCAGCAGGGCGTCGAGCCCTTCTACCAACAGCAGCAACAGAGGCTGTACCCTAACAGACAGGCCGAGGAGGCCGGTTACCGGACGCAGAGATGCGGGAGTTTGGACGGCTGGGCCGGAGGCGTGCCGCTGATATCGTTCGTGAACCGAAACAGGCAGAACCAGGCTAGGTCTCAGCCCTACGAAGACCTAAGTCTGGCTCGTCTGGCAGTCCACACCCAAGGAGCACCTCTGATCCTGGCCAAAACGTACAACCACCGGAAGAACCGGCAGCAACGGAATCAAGGGCAGTACCGCTGCCCTTCTGGCAAACCTACGAAGTGCGATGGTCCTAACTCCACCGCCGATACCGTCAGCGTGACCAGCGATGAAAGCTACGGCTCCACCGGCTCCGAACAGTGCCTTCCCCGCATCATAAAACCCCGCAAACGTCGCAAGAAAGACAGGAAGAACCCACCAGTCTTCCACGCCGACGTCTCCAGCCCGGAGTCCACCACCAGCCCCTTCGACTTCCTGGACGCCGAAACACCAAGGTTGCACCATAGCTTCGACGAAGTGGAAGACCTGGACGAAGACTCCAAGAGCACCACCAGGTGCCAATGCAGGTACTGCGACCCAGGCATGATATGGGACGCCGACAAGACGTCGTACTCGTCGTTCCTGACGCCGCCTGAAAGAACCGACGCCTTCGTCTACCCCGACTTGTCAGCGTTAACCCTAGAGGACGACGGCGTCAAGGGTCGTAGAGCCTCAGCGTCCGACCTGGAGGTGTCCACGCAGATCGTGACCTCGCTGAACGGACTGAGGGACCTGGAGATCAAGTTCTTCTCGACCGCCAACGACAAAGTGTACCACCAGAAGGGCGTCGACGTCGAGACGTGTTGA